From the Nodularia sp. NIES-3585 genome, one window contains:
- the nblB gene encoding phycobilisome degradation protein NblB codes for MSVTPESVKQMLGSEDLGDRLRAVNQARDLEPATAFELIQIAIGDSNSRVRYSAVSQMDTLGNQDLQLSLDVLRGLLSDPEPDVQAAAADCLGALKLHDAFEDLQQLYNTTPEWLVQFSIIATLGELGDPRAFELLQQALSSENELVQTAAISSFGELGDIQAIPLLAPFASNSDWQIRYRVVQALTHLGGADAESILEALSDDEVEAVANEAKKSLQST; via the coding sequence CAAATGCTCGGTTCTGAAGATTTAGGCGATCGCTTGCGTGCAGTTAATCAAGCTCGTGACTTGGAACCAGCAACAGCTTTTGAACTGATTCAAATTGCTATTGGTGATAGTAATTCGCGAGTGCGATACTCAGCAGTCAGTCAGATGGATACTCTGGGAAACCAAGATTTACAACTATCTTTAGATGTATTGCGTGGTTTACTCAGTGACCCTGAACCTGATGTCCAAGCAGCAGCCGCAGACTGTTTGGGCGCTTTGAAATTGCACGATGCTTTTGAAGATTTACAGCAACTCTACAACACAACTCCAGAATGGCTAGTACAATTCAGCATCATTGCAACATTAGGGGAGTTAGGCGATCCACGAGCGTTTGAATTACTTCAGCAAGCACTCTCATCAGAGAATGAATTAGTCCAAACAGCCGCTATTAGTTCCTTCGGCGAGTTGGGAGATATCCAAGCAATTCCTCTCTTAGCGCCCTTTGCTAGCAACTCTGATTGGCAAATTCGTTACAGAGTTGTGCAAGCATTAACTCATTTGGGTGGTGCAGATGCGGAATCTATTCTAGAAGCTCTCTCTGATGATGAAGTGGAAGCAGTAGCAAATGAAGCTAAAAAATCTTTGCAATCAACTTGA